One Campylobacter concisus DNA segment encodes these proteins:
- a CDS encoding glycosyltransferase family 2 protein has product MSLEQPKISIITVVFNGEKYLEQTIKSIINQTYKNFEYIIIDGESTDGTLEIIKKYEDKISYWISEKDKGISDAFNKGVTAAKGDYINFQGDGDGFLSSKTLEEVFKDIKAGESSIISTRIQRVDENGNEIYRSKFLKNFDKRSLLFRMSLPHQGLFVPKSYFEKYGLFDLNNKFCMDYEHLLRSYQNFPSVITKDIVSARWRDDGIGNGRTLEIFKEYDKIKRDNKVASALVLDLIKYWILFKYYVKKVDWEIIEC; this is encoded by the coding sequence ATGAGTTTAGAACAACCAAAAATTTCTATCATAACAGTTGTTTTTAATGGCGAGAAATATTTAGAGCAAACTATTAAAAGTATCATAAATCAGACATATAAAAATTTTGAGTATATCATAATAGATGGTGAAAGTACTGATGGTACTTTAGAAATCATAAAAAAATATGAAGATAAAATTTCATATTGGATTAGCGAAAAAGATAAGGGTATAAGCGATGCTTTTAATAAGGGTGTAACAGCTGCAAAAGGTGATTATATAAATTTTCAAGGCGATGGTGACGGATTTTTATCTAGTAAAACTTTAGAAGAGGTTTTTAAAGATATCAAGGCTGGAGAGTCATCTATAATTAGCACAAGGATACAAAGGGTGGATGAAAATGGAAATGAAATTTATAGGTCCAAATTTTTAAAGAATTTTGATAAAAGATCGTTGCTCTTTAGGATGTCTTTGCCACACCAGGGGTTGTTTGTGCCAAAGAGTTATTTTGAAAAATATGGACTTTTTGATCTAAATAATAAATTTTGTATGGACTATGAACATTTGCTTCGAAGTTATCAAAATTTTCCAAGCGTTATAACTAAAGATATCGTTTCTGCCAGATGGCGAGATGACGGCATTGGGAATGGAAGAACTCTGGAGATATTTAAAGAGTATGATAAGATAAAAAGAGATAATAAAGTAGCCAGTGCATTAGTTTTGGATCTAATTAAATATTGGATTTTATTTAAATACTATGTCAAAAAGGTTGATTGGGAGATCATAGAATGCTAA
- a CDS encoding polysaccharide pyruvyl transferase family protein: MLLDFSSISVRDQNSKDIVSEKFPNMPVDIVLDPTFLIDHNVPKPNLDGKYIFITILAIIKI, translated from the coding sequence ATGCTTTTAGACTTTTCATCTATCTCGGTTAGAGACCAAAATTCAAAAGATATTGTGTCAGAAAAATTTCCTAATATGCCAGTAGACATAGTTCTTGATCCGACATTTTTGATAGATCATAACGTTCCAAAGCCAAATTTGGATGGTAAGTATATTTTTATTACTATCTTGGCAATAATAAAAATTTAG
- a CDS encoding DUF268 domain-containing protein, translated as MLYRFLKRHPLKEFDNFKKTVNKEYEKLDIEFHTVNYPISKENPMENPDHYAIFAYWIAKKILNNRLIGGGESKLEILDVGNTKFSNMFNSINNNVTALVLEEPLDSISDVKYIKHDISNVLPFSDKTFDVFTSPSTLHLIGQGRYGDELNPCALLEFLEELNRVTKDSSKVYIMLPLGKDALLFGYHFIYSYESIVKIFKYWNVTDYMVDNLVEIWNYFKVAFAILW; from the coding sequence ATGCTTTATAGATTTCTTAAAAGGCATCCGTTAAAAGAATTTGATAATTTTAAAAAAACGGTTAACAAAGAATATGAAAAATTGGATATAGAATTCCATACTGTAAATTATCCTATTAGCAAAGAAAACCCTATGGAAAATCCAGATCACTATGCAATATTTGCATACTGGATAGCAAAAAAAATACTTAATAATAGATTAATAGGGGGGGGTGAATCTAAGTTGGAAATACTAGATGTGGGAAATACGAAATTTTCTAATATGTTTAATAGTATTAATAATAATGTTACTGCATTAGTACTAGAGGAGCCTTTGGACAGTATATCGGACGTGAAATATATAAAACATGATATATCAAATGTGTTACCATTTTCAGATAAAACTTTTGATGTTTTTACTTCACCAAGTACGTTACATCTTATTGGACAAGGAAGATATGGCGATGAATTAAATCCTTGTGCCTTATTGGAATTTCTAGAGGAGTTAAATAGGGTAACAAAAGATAGTTCCAAGGTCTATATCATGCTTCCATTGGGTAAAGATGCTTTATTGTTCGGATATCATTTTATTTATTCTTATGAGTCTATAGTAAAGATATTTAAATATTGGAATGTTACAGATTATATGGTAGATAATCTAGTAGAAATTTGGAACTATTTCAAAGTTGCCTTTGCCATCTTGTGGTAG
- a CDS encoding DegT/DnrJ/EryC1/StrS family aminotransferase, with translation MENIPISMPYIGEKEKEYVLKALESGWVSSIGEYIDTFEKKFAKYCDTKFALTTSNGTTALHLALAAFGISSGDEVIVPDFTFVATANAVKYTGANVVFADIDKDSLCICVDGIKKLITKKTKAIIPVHIYGHPANMDEINNIAKENNLIVIEDAAEAHGAEWNGKKVGGLGDVGIFSFYGNKIITSGEGGMITTNDENIYNRLKFLRDHAMSKEKRYWHTDIGFNYRMTNIQAALGLAQLESIDKFIDKKRLIFKWYKDELSGIKNIRLNYEHPLARNVYWMVCLELKDYSEEKRTEFMQRIKELGIDSRPYFYPISDMPMYSGVNCDTKITRMIYKTGVNLPSYYTITQEQVKYICRTIRNAL, from the coding sequence ATGGAAAATATACCAATATCTATGCCTTATATAGGCGAAAAAGAAAAGGAATATGTTCTTAAAGCATTAGAATCTGGATGGGTGTCATCTATAGGTGAATACATAGATACTTTTGAAAAAAAATTTGCAAAATATTGTGATACTAAATTTGCCCTAACTACATCAAATGGTACCACTGCTTTGCATTTGGCTTTAGCGGCATTTGGTATTTCAAGCGGAGATGAGGTAATTGTACCAGATTTTACCTTTGTTGCTACAGCTAATGCTGTAAAATATACTGGCGCAAATGTAGTTTTTGCTGATATAGACAAAGATAGTTTGTGTATTTGTGTAGACGGCATAAAGAAACTAATAACAAAAAAAACAAAGGCTATAATACCAGTTCATATATATGGTCATCCAGCCAACATGGATGAAATAAATAATATAGCTAAAGAAAATAATCTTATTGTCATAGAGGATGCGGCTGAAGCTCATGGTGCCGAGTGGAATGGTAAAAAAGTTGGTGGTCTTGGAGATGTTGGAATTTTTAGTTTTTATGGTAATAAGATTATAACTTCTGGAGAAGGAGGCATGATTACAACAAATGATGAAAACATATATAATAGACTTAAATTTTTACGAGATCATGCCATGAGCAAAGAGAAAAGATATTGGCATACGGATATAGGCTTTAACTATAGGATGACAAATATCCAGGCGGCATTAGGGTTGGCCCAGTTGGAGAGTATTGACAAATTTATAGATAAAAAAAGACTTATCTTTAAATGGTATAAGGATGAACTAAGTGGTATTAAAAACATAAGGTTAAATTATGAGCACCCTTTAGCGAGAAATGTTTATTGGATGGTGTGTTTAGAATTAAAAGATTATTCAGAAGAGAAAAGAACGGAATTTATGCAAAGGATTAAGGAATTGGGCATTGACTCTAGACCATATTTTTATCCTATATCTGACATGCCAATGTATAGTGGTGTCAATTGTGATACTAAGATCACTCGTATGATTTACAAGACCGGAGTAAATTTGCCAAGTTACTATACTATTACTCAAGAACAAGTCAAATATATTTGTAGGACTATTCGCAATGCTTTATAG
- a CDS encoding mannose-1-phosphate guanylyltransferase/mannose-6-phosphate isomerase produces the protein MTNILLCGGSGTRLWPISRTLMPKQFIKLFDDRSLFQLTALRNSEICDRTFVITNVDHYYLAMDQIENLNITNFKYLLEPVGRNTAPAITLACLALDPNEVVLVTPSDHLIKDVKEYQKSVKVAKELAEQNFLVTFGIKPRSPETGFGYIESFNGDVKAFYEKPDYERAVKFLKDQNFYWNSGMFVFKAGVFLDQMKIFAPEILEACKFAFDNAKKDEFDIKIDATDMQNIPQNSIDYAVMEKSDIVKMVALNASWSDLGSFDSLDVELEKDANGNTINSDLVQINSHNNLVLSRGKKIALIDVDDLTVVDTKDALLISKKSSSQKVKNVVEILKEESSELCNAHVTTNRPWGNYTVLENQDGYKIKIIEVKPGKRLSLQKHFHRNEHWIVLSGSATVTIGETTRLVCPNESIYIKMGEIHRLSNEGKIPVVLIEAQVGEYTGEDDIIRLDDDFKR, from the coding sequence ATGACTAATATATTATTATGCGGTGGTTCTGGTACGAGATTATGGCCTATTAGCAGGACTTTGATGCCAAAACAATTTATTAAATTATTTGATGATAGGTCTCTTTTTCAGCTAACAGCACTGCGAAACAGTGAAATTTGCGATAGGACATTTGTTATAACAAATGTTGATCATTACTACTTAGCAATGGATCAGATAGAAAATTTAAATATCACAAATTTTAAATATCTACTCGAGCCAGTTGGTAGAAATACTGCTCCAGCGATCACATTGGCTTGCCTCGCACTTGATCCAAATGAAGTGGTTTTAGTAACGCCATCGGATCATTTGATAAAGGACGTTAAAGAGTATCAAAAGAGCGTAAAAGTAGCAAAAGAGCTGGCAGAGCAAAATTTCTTGGTTACTTTTGGCATAAAACCAAGGTCGCCTGAGACGGGATTTGGCTATATTGAGAGTTTTAATGGTGATGTAAAGGCTTTTTATGAAAAGCCAGACTACGAAAGGGCAGTTAAATTTCTAAAAGATCAGAATTTTTACTGGAATTCAGGCATGTTTGTCTTTAAGGCAGGTGTTTTCTTGGATCAGATGAAAATTTTTGCCCCTGAGATACTTGAAGCGTGCAAATTTGCTTTTGATAATGCAAAAAAAGACGAATTTGATATTAAAATAGACGCTACTGATATGCAAAATATCCCACAAAACAGCATAGATTATGCTGTGATGGAAAAGTCTGATATCGTAAAAATGGTAGCCTTAAATGCTTCTTGGAGTGATCTTGGGAGTTTTGATAGTTTGGACGTAGAGCTAGAAAAAGACGCTAATGGCAATACAATAAATAGCGACCTGGTGCAGATAAATTCTCACAATAACCTAGTCCTATCTAGAGGTAAAAAAATAGCCTTGATAGATGTTGATGATCTAACGGTGGTAGATACAAAAGATGCTCTTTTAATATCTAAAAAATCCTCTAGCCAAAAGGTAAAAAATGTGGTGGAAATTTTAAAAGAGGAAAGTTCTGAGCTTTGCAATGCTCATGTTACAACAAATAGGCCTTGGGGAAACTATACTGTTCTTGAAAATCAAGACGGCTATAAGATAAAGATAATAGAAGTAAAGCCTGGTAAAAGGCTATCTTTGCAAAAGCATTTTCATAGAAATGAGCACTGGATAGTACTATCAGGTAGTGCCACTGTGACGATCGGCGAGACAACTAGACTTGTTTGTCCTAATGAGTCTATCTATATAAAAATGGGTGAAATTCATAGGCTATCTAATGAAGGTAAGATCCCTGTGGTTTTAATAGAAGCTCAAGTCGGCGAATATACAGGTGAAGATGATATAATTCGCTTAGATGATGATTTTAAAAGGTGA
- a CDS encoding flippase → MIDNIISLKNHQGFMKYFKNTSWLFFEKILRMFVGLFVGIWVARYLGPERFGLFSYAQSFVGLFTAIATLGLDSIVVRELVKDESKTNELIGTTFYLKLVGSILTLLVLAIAIHFTSNDRYTNLLVFIIASATIFQSFNVIDMYFQSKVLSKYVVFSNIISLFASSIVKIILIFIDAPLVAFAWAILFDSIVLSLGFIYFFLKYSTLMVRKIYFSKLIAVDLLKNSYPIILSSAVIAIYLKIDQVMIKSMLGEIAVGQYTAATKLSESFYFIPLAISYSFFPAIVNSRNCSERYYARLQMLYNLVVWIAIAIALPVTILSNNIIDILYGDQYYQAGSILKIHIWTNVLISIGVISGDWFVAENLQIFAFWRSFCGASLNIILNFLLIPKYEIQGAAIATLISYFIANLAFDFFNKKTRKIFFIKLKTVILTKRALSWRQF, encoded by the coding sequence ATGATAGATAACATAATATCATTAAAAAATCATCAAGGCTTTATGAAGTATTTTAAAAATACATCGTGGCTTTTTTTTGAAAAAATACTCCGTATGTTCGTTGGACTTTTCGTAGGTATTTGGGTGGCTAGATACTTAGGACCTGAGAGATTTGGGCTTTTTTCATATGCTCAAAGTTTTGTAGGACTTTTTACTGCTATTGCTACGCTTGGACTTGATAGTATAGTGGTACGAGAGCTAGTAAAGGATGAAAGTAAAACAAATGAGCTAATAGGTACTACTTTTTATCTTAAGCTCGTGGGTTCTATTTTGACTTTATTGGTTTTGGCAATTGCTATCCATTTTACTTCTAATGATAGATATACAAATTTATTAGTGTTTATTATAGCTAGTGCTACTATATTTCAATCATTTAATGTAATAGATATGTATTTTCAATCAAAAGTTTTATCAAAATATGTAGTGTTTTCTAATATTATCTCTCTTTTTGCAAGTAGCATAGTAAAAATTATACTTATTTTTATTGATGCTCCACTCGTAGCTTTTGCATGGGCTATCCTATTTGATAGTATAGTTTTATCTTTGGGGTTTATTTATTTTTTCTTGAAATATTCAACTCTTATGGTAAGAAAAATATATTTTAGTAAATTAATTGCAGTTGATTTATTAAAAAATTCTTATCCGATTATATTGAGTTCAGCAGTAATTGCAATTTATTTGAAAATAGATCAAGTTATGATTAAAAGTATGTTAGGAGAAATAGCTGTTGGACAATATACGGCTGCAACTAAGTTAAGCGAATCTTTTTATTTTATTCCACTGGCCATATCTTACAGTTTTTTTCCTGCGATTGTAAATTCAAGAAATTGTAGCGAAAGATACTATGCTAGGCTTCAAATGCTTTATAATCTAGTGGTATGGATAGCTATTGCAATAGCTCTTCCAGTTACTATTTTGTCTAATAATATTATAGATATACTTTATGGTGATCAATACTATCAGGCTGGAAGCATTTTAAAGATACATATTTGGACCAACGTATTGATTTCCATAGGTGTTATTAGCGGAGATTGGTTTGTAGCTGAAAATTTACAAATTTTTGCATTTTGGAGATCATTTTGTGGAGCCAGTCTAAATATAATTTTAAATTTTTTATTAATTCCAAAATATGAAATTCAAGGGGCTGCTATTGCAACTTTGATTAGTTACTTTATTGCAAACTTAGCTTTCGATTTTTTTAATAAGAAAACTAGAAAAATTTTTTTTATTAAATTAAAAACAGTTATTTTAACAAAAAGAGCATTATCATGGCGTCAATTTTAA
- a CDS encoding nitroreductase family protein, whose translation MLSRHSIRNFGDVKISDSDVAKAIYMAKNTTPSVCNRQGYEALVVRNKETCKKILALQNGNSGISGIQNIIVVCSLIPSFFGPNEKNQPYIDGGIFLMSLLNCLHFNNIASCTLNWSTDPKTDKNLRGLLKIHDSRVIIALIAIGTYEAKEINIASSHRKKLNKIMKIVE comes from the coding sequence ATATTAAGTAGACACTCTATAAGAAATTTTGGCGACGTAAAGATAAGTGATTCTGATGTTGCCAAGGCTATATATATGGCAAAAAACACAACCCCATCTGTGTGTAATAGGCAAGGATATGAAGCACTGGTTGTAAGAAACAAAGAAACCTGCAAAAAAATATTGGCACTACAAAATGGTAATAGTGGAATAAGCGGTATTCAAAATATAATTGTAGTTTGTTCTTTGATACCATCGTTCTTTGGACCAAATGAGAAAAATCAGCCATATATAGATGGTGGGATATTTTTAATGTCCCTATTGAATTGTCTTCATTTTAATAATATAGCAAGTTGCACGCTAAACTGGTCTACAGACCCAAAGACAGATAAGAATCTTAGGGGGTTGTTGAAAATTCATGACTCAAGGGTTATTATAGCGTTAATAGCTATTGGCACATATGAAGCAAAAGAGATAAACATAGCGTCATCACATAGAAAAAAATTAAATAAAATTATGAAAATAGTGGAGTAG
- a CDS encoding GDP-L-fucose synthase family protein, with amino-acid sequence MDKNSKIYVAGHKGLVGSAIVRNLKSKGYENIITRTHSELDLMDQKAVCEFFEKEKPEYVVLAAAKVGGIVANSTYRADFIYENLQIQNNVIHQSYVHKVKKLLFLGSTCIYPKDAPQPMSEGVLLTSPLEYTNEPYAIAKIAGMKMCESYNLQYGTNFISVMPTNLYGPNDNFDLETSHVLPALIRKIHLAKLLSEEKFGEVVKDLKVRDINEAMVYLDKFGISKDRVEIWGTGKPRREFLYSEDMADACVFLLENRDFKDTYDKNSKEIRNTHINIGTGKDISINELANLVKNIIGFKGELYFNDNKPDGTMLKLTDPSKLHSLGWKHKVELEYGIKTLYEWYLKINDR; translated from the coding sequence ATGGATAAAAATAGCAAAATTTATGTAGCAGGACATAAGGGACTGGTGGGCTCTGCTATAGTGAGAAATTTAAAATCAAAAGGCTATGAAAATATAATCACAAGAACTCATAGCGAGCTTGATCTAATGGATCAAAAAGCTGTTTGTGAGTTTTTTGAAAAAGAAAAACCTGAGTATGTAGTACTAGCTGCTGCAAAGGTCGGCGGAATAGTGGCTAATAGTACGTATAGGGCTGATTTTATATATGAAAATTTACAAATTCAAAATAATGTGATCCATCAAAGCTATGTGCATAAGGTAAAAAAACTATTATTTCTTGGAAGTACTTGTATATATCCTAAAGATGCTCCACAGCCAATGAGCGAGGGGGTGCTTTTGACATCTCCACTTGAATACACAAATGAGCCATACGCGATAGCCAAAATAGCTGGCATGAAGATGTGTGAGAGCTATAATTTACAATACGGCACAAATTTCATATCTGTAATGCCTACAAATTTGTATGGCCCAAATGATAACTTTGATCTAGAAACTTCGCATGTATTGCCAGCACTTATAAGAAAGATACACCTAGCAAAGCTTTTAAGCGAAGAAAAATTTGGCGAAGTAGTAAAAGATCTAAAAGTAAGAGATATAAATGAAGCTATGGTTTATCTTGATAAATTTGGTATTTCAAAAGATAGAGTAGAAATTTGGGGCACAGGAAAGCCTAGACGAGAGTTTCTGTACTCAGAAGATATGGCCGATGCCTGCGTGTTTTTACTGGAAAATAGAGACTTTAAAGATACTTATGATAAGAATAGCAAAGAGATAAGAAATACGCATATAAATATAGGCACAGGCAAAGATATCTCGATAAATGAGCTAGCAAATTTGGTTAAAAATATAATTGGCTTTAAAGGCGAGCTATACTTTAATGATAACAAGCCTGATGGAACGATGCTAAAACTAACGGACCCATCTAAGCTCCACTCTCTTGGCTGGAAACATAAAGTAGAGCTTGAATATGGGATAAAGACACTTTATGAGTGGTATTTGAAAATAAATGATAGATAA
- a CDS encoding FkbM family methyltransferase, whose product MYTYTDIPDREEILLLREFAKQNNCQKCGKTIFLDIGANIGSYSISMIDVCDSVIAFEPHPFTSKRCKMNFLLNNLDETLVKQLALSDSIGSVHFSDYGGSSTVNHIIKMEDGIKVQAITLDKFIVDNNFAQDNRYIVKIDVEGFEEQVLKGGKNFFTQYNIQAIVFECFFLKIEYLIY is encoded by the coding sequence ATGTATACATATACCGATATACCAGATAGAGAAGAAATTTTACTATTAAGAGAATTTGCAAAGCAAAACAATTGTCAGAAATGTGGAAAAACTATATTTTTAGATATTGGTGCAAATATTGGTTCCTATAGCATTTCAATGATAGATGTTTGCGATAGTGTCATAGCCTTTGAGCCGCATCCTTTTACCTCCAAAAGATGCAAAATGAATTTTTTGCTAAATAATTTGGACGAAACACTTGTAAAACAATTGGCTCTGTCAGATAGTATAGGTAGTGTCCATTTTTCAGATTATGGCGGAAGCTCGACTGTAAATCATATAATTAAAATGGAAGATGGCATAAAGGTACAAGCAATAACATTAGATAAATTTATCGTTGATAATAATTTTGCCCAAGATAATAGGTATATAGTAAAAATTGATGTTGAAGGCTTCGAAGAACAAGTGTTAAAGGGAGGAAAGAACTTTTTTACACAATATAATATTCAAGCTATTGTATTTGAATGTTTTTTTCTCAAAATAGAGTATTTGATATATTAA
- a CDS encoding glycosyltransferase translates to MVQKQNNFQNVDDKIKGLQLQNNVIYLGYIDYSDLPFLYKMSKFLVMPTLFESISIPIYEAFSLKVAVCCSNVVALPEQVGEAGLLFDPNNEKDIAKKMIMYLRNNELLTEKAEQGYLKINSFDYEAYKKSILEIINS, encoded by the coding sequence CTGGTTCAAAAGCAAAATAACTTTCAAAATGTAGATGATAAAATAAAAGGACTACAATTGCAAAATAATGTTATTTATCTTGGATATATAGATTATTCTGATCTTCCATTCTTATATAAGATGTCTAAATTTTTGGTGATGCCCACACTTTTTGAGAGCATTAGCATCCCCATATATGAAGCATTTTCATTAAAAGTTGCAGTTTGCTGTTCTAATGTTGTAGCTTTGCCCGAACAAGTGGGAGAGGCTGGCTTGCTTTTTGATCCAAACAATGAAAAAGACATTGCTAAAAAGATGATTATGTATTTAAGGAATAATGAGCTACTGACTGAAAAAGCAGAACAAGGGTATTTAAAGATAAATAGTTTTGATTATGAGGCTTACAAAAAATCTATTCTAGAGATAATAAATTCATGA
- the gmd gene encoding GDP-mannose 4,6-dehydratase — MDKKVALITGITGQDGSYLAEFLLKKGYIVHGIKRRTSLFNTDRIDHLYQDPHVDNRNFFLHYGDMTDSMNLTRIIQEVQPDEIYNLAAMSHVHVSFETPEYVANADGTGTLRLLEAIRILGLEKKTKIYQASTSELYGKVQETPQSETTPFYPRSPYAVAKMYAYWITVNYREAYGIFACNGILFNHESPVRGETFVTRKITRAASKIALGLQDKLYLGNLDAKRDWGHAKDYVKMMWMILQAPQPEDWVIATGQTTAVRDFVKFAFAYAGINLRFEGAGVDEVGVVDSLNFEKAKELNLNLSHLSVGQTVVCVDPRYFRPTEVDLLLGDPSKAEKKLGWKREFNLQDLVNDMMKSDLKLMTKDVYLKDGGYEIMSYFE; from the coding sequence ATGGATAAAAAAGTAGCGTTAATAACTGGCATAACTGGTCAAGATGGATCTTATCTGGCAGAATTTTTACTAAAAAAAGGTTATATAGTTCATGGTATAAAAAGGCGAACAAGTCTTTTTAATACAGATAGGATAGATCATCTTTATCAAGATCCACATGTTGATAATAGAAACTTTTTCTTGCACTATGGCGATATGACGGACTCTATGAATTTAACAAGGATCATCCAAGAGGTGCAGCCAGATGAAATTTACAACCTAGCTGCCATGAGCCACGTGCATGTAAGCTTTGAGACTCCAGAGTATGTCGCAAATGCTGATGGCACAGGCACTCTTAGGCTTCTTGAAGCTATAAGGATACTAGGGCTTGAGAAAAAGACAAAAATTTATCAGGCATCTACCTCTGAGCTTTACGGAAAAGTGCAAGAGACTCCCCAAAGCGAGACAACTCCGTTTTACCCAAGAAGCCCTTATGCAGTTGCAAAGATGTATGCCTACTGGATAACGGTTAATTACAGAGAGGCTTATGGCATTTTTGCTTGTAATGGTATATTGTTTAATCATGAATCGCCAGTTAGAGGTGAGACATTTGTAACTAGAAAGATCACAAGAGCAGCTAGCAAGATAGCGCTTGGACTTCAAGACAAGCTTTATCTTGGAAATTTAGACGCCAAAAGAGACTGGGGTCATGCAAAAGACTATGTGAAGATGATGTGGATGATACTGCAAGCCCCACAGCCAGAAGACTGGGTAATAGCAACTGGACAAACGACAGCGGTTAGAGACTTTGTAAAATTTGCATTTGCTTATGCTGGTATAAATTTGAGATTTGAAGGGGCTGGTGTAGATGAGGTAGGAGTCGTGGACTCACTAAATTTTGAAAAGGCAAAAGAGTTAAATTTAAATTTATCTCATTTAAGTGTTGGTCAAACTGTGGTTTGCGTGGATCCAAGGTACTTTAGACCAACAGAGGTTGATTTGCTACTTGGAGATCCTAGTAAGGCAGAGAAAAAACTAGGCTGGAAGAGAGAATTTAATCTTCAAGATCTAGTGAATGATATGATGAAATCAGACTTAAAGCTCATGACAAAAGACGTCTATCTAAAAGATGGTGGATATGAGATAATGAGCTATTTCGAGTAA
- a CDS encoding acyltransferase family protein, which translates to MRITIVQQRVDWVDTLKIYRDIVGYTRAYTFPLNGFIYTWHMPLFFMISGFFIKFDTLFKDFIVKNFKRLMIPYFIFSIIGLFMEILKRYLLHREALDYAHDIKGIFIDMDFAGLCNTYAFVLWFLPALFFSRIFLYLIKNKIPSLLLQSFVVVFLFMASFHIDLPFGLDSALNSLIFVYAGNIIFEKDCLIYLFFCLL; encoded by the coding sequence GTGAGAATAACTATTGTGCAACAAAGAGTTGATTGGGTTGACACCTTAAAAATTTATAGGGATATTGTCGGTTATACTAGGGCATATACTTTCCCATTAAATGGCTTCATATATACCTGGCATATGCCATTATTTTTTATGATCTCTGGTTTTTTTATAAAATTTGACACACTTTTTAAAGATTTTATAGTTAAAAATTTCAAAAGATTAATGATCCCATACTTTATTTTTTCTATTATTGGTCTTTTTATGGAGATACTAAAAAGATATCTACTGCATAGAGAGGCTCTGGATTATGCACATGATATCAAAGGTATTTTTATAGATATGGATTTTGCTGGACTTTGCAACACCTATGCTTTCGTGCTATGGTTTTTGCCAGCACTATTTTTTTCAAGGATATTTTTATATTTGATAAAAAATAAAATACCTAGCTTGCTCTTACAATCATTTGTAGTCGTGTTTTTATTTATGGCTAGCTTTCATATCGACCTTCCGTTCGGACTCGATAGCGCCCTAAATTCATTGATATTTGTCTATGCTGGTAATATTATTTTTGAAAAAGATTGCCTAATATATTTGTTTTTCTGTCTTTTGTAG